The proteins below are encoded in one region of Apium graveolens cultivar Ventura chromosome 4, ASM990537v1, whole genome shotgun sequence:
- the LOC141721686 gene encoding G-type lectin S-receptor-like serine/threonine-protein kinase At4g27290 isoform X8 encodes MKGTVIVLSCSCLLSILMFYSAADTITANQTISDGQTVVSARGEFEMGFFSPKGNPQNRYFGIWYKKIGQGTVVWVANRDMPIANMSGIIRVSNRGIVVSTNQSTNIPFWSSNSSRSVKNPVAQLLDSGNLVFRDENEEQIFLWQSFDHPGDTSLPRMKFGYDLVTGIDREFIPWKSEDDPATSNYIDRVDKNGYPQLILWKDSDPLYRTGPWMGSRFSGLPVRKNNEIYTSKFVITETEAYFVSHLVNTSESSPITRLTLSPGGIPTRYVWNREKSEWTQYLTLLVIDCDRYGICGPNGVCNVNKSPRCECMEGFDPKSPEDWAQGDWTDGCSRKVQLECGKGDGFLKYTGIKLPDTRWSWYNMSMDLVECEEKCLKDCNCTAYSNTDIRDGGSGCLLWFGSLNDMRGYSDDGQDLYVRMAASELNLSRKLLVKKHLQIIILVPVLVIGTIMISLFLLYAFKKKRFHRAGKKKTLAGQDLDLPLFSFMQIAKATDNFSDNRQLGKGGFGTVYKGILEEGKEIAVKRLSKDSRQGLDEFMNEVSCIAKLQHRNLVMLLGCCIEEGERILLYECLPNKSLDHYIFDINMSQSLDWPKRYSIIVGIARGLLYLHQDSRLKIIHRDLKASNILLDHEMNPKISDFGLARTFGESETPASTTRVVGTHGYMSPEYAFDGLFSVKSDVYSFGVSLLEVITGKRNRAFVHPDHSHNLIGHFAGYCVSPYGLPSAHPKDSGCGLPTIKKMFACVRVCLLLRSSFST; translated from the exons ATGAAAGGCACTGTTATCGTTTTGTCGTGCTCATGTTTACTTTCAATCTTAATGTTCTACTCTGCAGCAGACACCATAACTGCAAATCAAACCATTAGTGATGGACAAACAGTTGTTTCAGCACGCGGAGAGTTTGAAATGGGATTTTTCAGCCCCAAAGGCAATCCCCAGAATCGATATTTTGGTATCTGGTACAAAAAAATAGGGCAAGGAACAGTTGTATGGGTGGCTAATAGAGACATGCCTATTGCTAATATGTCAGGCATTATAAGGGTCAGTAACCGGGGAATTGTTGTAAGTACTAATCAGAGTACTAACATCCCATTTTGGTCTTCGAATTCTTCAAGGTCAGTGAAGAATCCAGTGGCTCAGCTATTAGATTCAGGGAATCTTGTTTTCCGGGATGAAAATGAGGAACAAATTTTTTTGTGGCAAAGTTTTGATCATCCCGGGGATACTTCACTGCCTCGTATGAAATTTGGATATGATTTAGTTACCGGCATAGACAGGGAGTTTATACCATGGAAAAGTGAAGATGATCCGGCCACTAGTAATTATATTGATCGGGttgataaaaatggttatccacaACTAATATTGTGGAAAGATTCAGATCCTTTGTACAGAACTGGACCTTGGATGGGATCAAGATTTAGTGGCCTTCCTGTTCGGAAGAACAATGAAATATACACATCAAAATTTGTCATAACCGAGACAGAAGCTTATTTTGTTTCCCATCTTGTCAATACTTCTGAATCTAGTCCTATTACAAGGCTGACATTGTCACCGGGTGGCATACCAACTCGTTATGTATGGAACAGGGAGAAAAGCGAATGGACACAATATCTGACTTTACTAGTGATCGATTGTGATCGTTATGGAATTTGTGGACCAAATGGTGTTTGCAATGTTAATAAGTCTCCTAGGTGTGAATGTATGGAAGGGTTTGATCCGAAAAGCCCAGAAGACTGGGCACAAGGAGATTGGACTGATGGTTGTTCGCGCAAAGTTCAACTAGAATGTGGAAAGGGGGATGGTTTCTTGAAGTATACTGGTATAAAATTACCAGACACGCGATGGTCATGGTATAACATGAGCATGGACCTTGTAGAATGCGAGGAGAAGTGCTTGAAGGATTGCAATTGTACAGCTTATTCAAATACAGATATTCGAGATGGGGGAAGTGGATGCTTGTTATGGTTTGGTAGCTTGAATGATATGCGAGGCTACTCAGACGACGGACAAGATCTTTATGTAAGAATGGCTGCCTCTGAATTAA ATCTCAGCAGAAAATTACTAGTAAAGAAGCACCTGCAGATCATCATATTAGTTCCTGTTCTTGTAATAGGAACGATAATGATTAGCCTTTTCCTGTTGTATGCATTCAAGAAAAAACGGTTTCACAGAGCAG GAAAAAAGAAAACTCTAGCAGGGCAAGACTTGGATTTACCTTTATTTAGCTTCATGCAGATTGCAAAAGCCACTGACAATTTCTCCGACAACAGGCAGCTTGGCAAAGGTGGATTCGGGACTGTATACAAG GGGATTTTGGAAGAGGGAAAAGAAATAGCTGTGAAGAGGCTCTCAAAGGATTCAAGACAGGGTTTAGACGAATTCATGAACGAAGTTTCATGCATAGCTAAACTTCAACATAGGAATCTTGTGATGCTTCTCGGGTGCTGCATTGAGGAAGGGGAGAGGATACTGCTTTATGAATGTTTGCCTAACAAAAGTTTAGATCATTATATATTCG ATATAAATATGAGCCAATCATTAGACTGGCCGAAGAGGTACAGCATCATTGTTGGTATCGCAAGGGGGCTACTCTATCTTCACCAGGATTCCAGACTAAAAATTATCCATAGAGATCTCAAAGCCAGCAATATTTTACTGGATCATGAGATGAACCCGAAAATATCAGACTTTGGATTGGCTAGAACTTTTGGAGAGAGTGAAACTCCAGCAAGTACAACAAGAGTGGTTGGGACACA TGGATACATGTCCCCGGAGTATGCCTTTGATGGACTGTTCTCAGTTAAGTCTGATGTCTATAGCTTCGGTGTATCACTTCTTGAGGTAATAACAGGGAAGAGAAACAGAGCTTTTGTTCATCCAGATCACAGCCATAATCTCATTGGACAT tttgcaggctattgcgtgagcccgtatggtttacccagtgcgcacccaaaGGATAGCGGCTGCGgattacctacgataaaaaaaatgtttGCTTGTGTGCGTGTGTGTTTGTTATTAAGGTCTTCATTTTCGACTTAA
- the LOC141721686 gene encoding G-type lectin S-receptor-like serine/threonine-protein kinase At4g27290 isoform X6, which translates to MGFFSPKGNPQNRYFGIWYKKIGQGTVVWVANRDMPIANMSGIIRVSNRGIVVSTNQSTNIPFWSSNSSRSVKNPVAQLLDSGNLVFRDENEEQIFLWQSFDHPGDTSLPRMKFGYDLVTGIDREFIPWKSEDDPATSNYIDRVDKNGYPQLILWKDSDPLYRTGPWMGSRFSGLPVRKNNEIYTSKFVITETEAYFVSHLVNTSESSPITRLTLSPGGIPTRYVWNREKSEWTQYLTLLVIDCDRYGICGPNGVCNVNKSPRCECMEGFDPKSPEDWAQGDWTDGCSRKVQLECGKGDGFLKYTGIKLPDTRWSWYNMSMDLVECEEKCLKDCNCTAYSNTDIRDGGSGCLLWFGSLNDMRGYSDDGQDLYVRMAASELNLSRKLLVKKHLQIIILVPVLVIGTIMISLFLLYAFKKKRFHRAGKKKTLAGQDLDLPLFSFMQIAKATDNFSDNRQLGKGGFGTVYKGILEEGKEIAVKRLSKDSRQGLDEFMNEVSCIAKLQHRNLVMLLGCCIEEGERILLYECLPNKSLDHYIFDINMSQSLDWPKRYSIIVGIARGLLYLHQDSRLKIIHRDLKASNILLDHEMNPKISDFGLARTFGESETPASTTRVVGTHGYMSPEYAFDGLFSVKSDVYSFGVSLLEVITGKRNRAFVHPDHSHNLIGHVWKRYTEGNLLEVIDSVILESISNQHEVFRVIQIGLLCVQEYPEDRPNMSSTIMMLTRDDTLPVPKQPGFFSERRNCPETGSSPKASTTNTISVTYFAAR; encoded by the exons ATGGGATTTTTCAGCCCCAAAGGCAATCCCCAGAATCGATATTTTGGTATCTGGTACAAAAAAATAGGGCAAGGAACAGTTGTATGGGTGGCTAATAGAGACATGCCTATTGCTAATATGTCAGGCATTATAAGGGTCAGTAACCGGGGAATTGTTGTAAGTACTAATCAGAGTACTAACATCCCATTTTGGTCTTCGAATTCTTCAAGGTCAGTGAAGAATCCAGTGGCTCAGCTATTAGATTCAGGGAATCTTGTTTTCCGGGATGAAAATGAGGAACAAATTTTTTTGTGGCAAAGTTTTGATCATCCCGGGGATACTTCACTGCCTCGTATGAAATTTGGATATGATTTAGTTACCGGCATAGACAGGGAGTTTATACCATGGAAAAGTGAAGATGATCCGGCCACTAGTAATTATATTGATCGGGttgataaaaatggttatccacaACTAATATTGTGGAAAGATTCAGATCCTTTGTACAGAACTGGACCTTGGATGGGATCAAGATTTAGTGGCCTTCCTGTTCGGAAGAACAATGAAATATACACATCAAAATTTGTCATAACCGAGACAGAAGCTTATTTTGTTTCCCATCTTGTCAATACTTCTGAATCTAGTCCTATTACAAGGCTGACATTGTCACCGGGTGGCATACCAACTCGTTATGTATGGAACAGGGAGAAAAGCGAATGGACACAATATCTGACTTTACTAGTGATCGATTGTGATCGTTATGGAATTTGTGGACCAAATGGTGTTTGCAATGTTAATAAGTCTCCTAGGTGTGAATGTATGGAAGGGTTTGATCCGAAAAGCCCAGAAGACTGGGCACAAGGAGATTGGACTGATGGTTGTTCGCGCAAAGTTCAACTAGAATGTGGAAAGGGGGATGGTTTCTTGAAGTATACTGGTATAAAATTACCAGACACGCGATGGTCATGGTATAACATGAGCATGGACCTTGTAGAATGCGAGGAGAAGTGCTTGAAGGATTGCAATTGTACAGCTTATTCAAATACAGATATTCGAGATGGGGGAAGTGGATGCTTGTTATGGTTTGGTAGCTTGAATGATATGCGAGGCTACTCAGACGACGGACAAGATCTTTATGTAAGAATGGCTGCCTCTGAATTAA ATCTCAGCAGAAAATTACTAGTAAAGAAGCACCTGCAGATCATCATATTAGTTCCTGTTCTTGTAATAGGAACGATAATGATTAGCCTTTTCCTGTTGTATGCATTCAAGAAAAAACGGTTTCACAGAGCAG GAAAAAAGAAAACTCTAGCAGGGCAAGACTTGGATTTACCTTTATTTAGCTTCATGCAGATTGCAAAAGCCACTGACAATTTCTCCGACAACAGGCAGCTTGGCAAAGGTGGATTCGGGACTGTATACAAG GGGATTTTGGAAGAGGGAAAAGAAATAGCTGTGAAGAGGCTCTCAAAGGATTCAAGACAGGGTTTAGACGAATTCATGAACGAAGTTTCATGCATAGCTAAACTTCAACATAGGAATCTTGTGATGCTTCTCGGGTGCTGCATTGAGGAAGGGGAGAGGATACTGCTTTATGAATGTTTGCCTAACAAAAGTTTAGATCATTATATATTCG ATATAAATATGAGCCAATCATTAGACTGGCCGAAGAGGTACAGCATCATTGTTGGTATCGCAAGGGGGCTACTCTATCTTCACCAGGATTCCAGACTAAAAATTATCCATAGAGATCTCAAAGCCAGCAATATTTTACTGGATCATGAGATGAACCCGAAAATATCAGACTTTGGATTGGCTAGAACTTTTGGAGAGAGTGAAACTCCAGCAAGTACAACAAGAGTGGTTGGGACACA TGGATACATGTCCCCGGAGTATGCCTTTGATGGACTGTTCTCAGTTAAGTCTGATGTCTATAGCTTCGGTGTATCACTTCTTGAGGTAATAACAGGGAAGAGAAACAGAGCTTTTGTTCATCCAGATCACAGCCATAATCTCATTGGACAT GTATGGAAAAGGTACACTGAGGGTAATCTTTTGGAAGTAATTGATAGCGTGATCTTGGAATCAATTAGTAATCAACATGAAGTATTTCGAGTTATTCAAATTGGATTATTGTGCGTGCAAGAATATCCAGAAGACAGGCCAAACATGTCATCGACGATCATGATGCTGACCAGGGATGATACATTGCCTGTTCCTAAACAGCCTGGGTTTTTCTCGGAGAGAAGAAACTGTCCTGAAACAGGCTCTTCGCCAAAAGCCTCTACAACGAACACAATTAGTGTGACATATTTTGCAGCTAGATAG
- the LOC141721686 gene encoding G-type lectin S-receptor-like serine/threonine-protein kinase At4g27290 isoform X1 produces MKGTVIVLSCSCLLSILMFYSAADTITANQTISDGQTVVSARGEFEMGFFSPKGNPQNRYFGIWYKKIGQGTVVWVANRDMPIANMSGIIRVSNRGIVVSTNQSTNIPFWSSNSSRSVKNPVAQLLDSGNLVFRDENEEQIFLWQSFDHPGDTSLPRMKFGYDLVTGIDREFIPWKSEDDPATSNYIDRVDKNGYPQLILWKDSDPLYRTGPWMGSRFSGLPVRKNNEIYTSKFVITETEAYFVSHLVNTSESSPITRLTLSPGGIPTRYVWNREKSEWTQYLTLLVIDCDRYGICGPNGVCNVNKSPRCECMEGFDPKSPEDWAQGDWTDGCSRKVQLECGKGDGFLKYTGIKLPDTRWSWYNMSMDLVECEEKCLKDCNCTAYSNTDIRDGGSGCLLWFGSLNDMRGYSDDGQDLYVRMAASELNLSRKLLVKKHLQIIILVPVLVIGTIMISLFLLYAFKKKRFHRAGKKKTLAGQDLDLPLFSFMQIAKATDNFSDNRQLGKGGFGTVYKGILEEGKEIAVKRLSKDSRQGLDEFMNEVSCIAKLQHRNLVMLLGCCIEEGERILLYECLPNKSLDHYIFDINMSQSLDWPKRYSIIVGIARGLLYLHQDSRLKIIHRDLKASNILLDHEMNPKISDFGLARTFGESETPASTTRVVGTHGYMSPEYAFDGLFSVKSDVYSFGVSLLEVITGKRNRAFVHPDHSHNLIGHVWKRYTEGNLLEVIDSVILESISNQHEVFRVIQIGLLCVQEYPEDRPNMSSTIMMLTRDDTLPVPKQPGFFSERRNCPETGSSPKASTTNTISVTYFAAR; encoded by the exons ATGAAAGGCACTGTTATCGTTTTGTCGTGCTCATGTTTACTTTCAATCTTAATGTTCTACTCTGCAGCAGACACCATAACTGCAAATCAAACCATTAGTGATGGACAAACAGTTGTTTCAGCACGCGGAGAGTTTGAAATGGGATTTTTCAGCCCCAAAGGCAATCCCCAGAATCGATATTTTGGTATCTGGTACAAAAAAATAGGGCAAGGAACAGTTGTATGGGTGGCTAATAGAGACATGCCTATTGCTAATATGTCAGGCATTATAAGGGTCAGTAACCGGGGAATTGTTGTAAGTACTAATCAGAGTACTAACATCCCATTTTGGTCTTCGAATTCTTCAAGGTCAGTGAAGAATCCAGTGGCTCAGCTATTAGATTCAGGGAATCTTGTTTTCCGGGATGAAAATGAGGAACAAATTTTTTTGTGGCAAAGTTTTGATCATCCCGGGGATACTTCACTGCCTCGTATGAAATTTGGATATGATTTAGTTACCGGCATAGACAGGGAGTTTATACCATGGAAAAGTGAAGATGATCCGGCCACTAGTAATTATATTGATCGGGttgataaaaatggttatccacaACTAATATTGTGGAAAGATTCAGATCCTTTGTACAGAACTGGACCTTGGATGGGATCAAGATTTAGTGGCCTTCCTGTTCGGAAGAACAATGAAATATACACATCAAAATTTGTCATAACCGAGACAGAAGCTTATTTTGTTTCCCATCTTGTCAATACTTCTGAATCTAGTCCTATTACAAGGCTGACATTGTCACCGGGTGGCATACCAACTCGTTATGTATGGAACAGGGAGAAAAGCGAATGGACACAATATCTGACTTTACTAGTGATCGATTGTGATCGTTATGGAATTTGTGGACCAAATGGTGTTTGCAATGTTAATAAGTCTCCTAGGTGTGAATGTATGGAAGGGTTTGATCCGAAAAGCCCAGAAGACTGGGCACAAGGAGATTGGACTGATGGTTGTTCGCGCAAAGTTCAACTAGAATGTGGAAAGGGGGATGGTTTCTTGAAGTATACTGGTATAAAATTACCAGACACGCGATGGTCATGGTATAACATGAGCATGGACCTTGTAGAATGCGAGGAGAAGTGCTTGAAGGATTGCAATTGTACAGCTTATTCAAATACAGATATTCGAGATGGGGGAAGTGGATGCTTGTTATGGTTTGGTAGCTTGAATGATATGCGAGGCTACTCAGACGACGGACAAGATCTTTATGTAAGAATGGCTGCCTCTGAATTAA ATCTCAGCAGAAAATTACTAGTAAAGAAGCACCTGCAGATCATCATATTAGTTCCTGTTCTTGTAATAGGAACGATAATGATTAGCCTTTTCCTGTTGTATGCATTCAAGAAAAAACGGTTTCACAGAGCAG GAAAAAAGAAAACTCTAGCAGGGCAAGACTTGGATTTACCTTTATTTAGCTTCATGCAGATTGCAAAAGCCACTGACAATTTCTCCGACAACAGGCAGCTTGGCAAAGGTGGATTCGGGACTGTATACAAG GGGATTTTGGAAGAGGGAAAAGAAATAGCTGTGAAGAGGCTCTCAAAGGATTCAAGACAGGGTTTAGACGAATTCATGAACGAAGTTTCATGCATAGCTAAACTTCAACATAGGAATCTTGTGATGCTTCTCGGGTGCTGCATTGAGGAAGGGGAGAGGATACTGCTTTATGAATGTTTGCCTAACAAAAGTTTAGATCATTATATATTCG ATATAAATATGAGCCAATCATTAGACTGGCCGAAGAGGTACAGCATCATTGTTGGTATCGCAAGGGGGCTACTCTATCTTCACCAGGATTCCAGACTAAAAATTATCCATAGAGATCTCAAAGCCAGCAATATTTTACTGGATCATGAGATGAACCCGAAAATATCAGACTTTGGATTGGCTAGAACTTTTGGAGAGAGTGAAACTCCAGCAAGTACAACAAGAGTGGTTGGGACACA TGGATACATGTCCCCGGAGTATGCCTTTGATGGACTGTTCTCAGTTAAGTCTGATGTCTATAGCTTCGGTGTATCACTTCTTGAGGTAATAACAGGGAAGAGAAACAGAGCTTTTGTTCATCCAGATCACAGCCATAATCTCATTGGACAT GTATGGAAAAGGTACACTGAGGGTAATCTTTTGGAAGTAATTGATAGCGTGATCTTGGAATCAATTAGTAATCAACATGAAGTATTTCGAGTTATTCAAATTGGATTATTGTGCGTGCAAGAATATCCAGAAGACAGGCCAAACATGTCATCGACGATCATGATGCTGACCAGGGATGATACATTGCCTGTTCCTAAACAGCCTGGGTTTTTCTCGGAGAGAAGAAACTGTCCTGAAACAGGCTCTTCGCCAAAAGCCTCTACAACGAACACAATTAGTGTGACATATTTTGCAGCTAGATAG
- the LOC141721686 gene encoding G-type lectin S-receptor-like serine/threonine-protein kinase At4g27290 isoform X2: MECTAIILLCTCLLSVLRFNSAADTITVDQSISDGQTIVSARGEFEMGFFSPKGNPENRYFGIWYKKISYGTVVWVANRESPIFNRSGVVRVSSRGIVLSTNHSTDSIWTSNSSRSVKNPVAQLLDTGNLVFRDANEQQNIAWQSFDHPGDNLLPGMKFGYDLVTGIDRYYLSWKSEVDPAPGNYIHRVDKNGYPQLLLWKDSVPWYRTGPWVGSGFSGIPVPKPTEIYTSRFVITETEVYYVFDLVNASESSAITRLTLTPGGVSARYIWNREKNEWTQYLTLEVSDCDRYAICGTNGICNVNKSPRCECMEGFDPKRPEEWARAYWTDGCSRKLQLECGNGDGFMKYTGVKLPDTRWSWYNMSMNLVECEEKCLKDCNCTAYSNTDIRDGGSGCLLWFGGLNDMRGYSDDGQDLYVRMPQSELKNSRKHSRQKTRVWIILIPVFAVLASILCLFLLYRIRKKRINRSEEEKTLAGQDLDLPIFSFVQIAKATDNFSDNRQLGKGGFGTVYKGILEEGQEIAVKRLSKDSRQGLDEFMNEVSCIAKLQHRNLVMLRGCCIEEGERLLIYEYLPNKSLDYYIFDKNTSKSLNWPKRYNIIVGIARGLLYLHRDSRLKIIHRDLKASNILLDHDMNPKISDFGLARTFGESETPASTTRVVGTHGYMSPEYAFDGLFSVKSDVYSFGVSLLEVITGKRNRAFVHPGHSHNLIGHVWKRYTEGNLLEVVDSVILESISNQHEVFRVIQIGLLCVQEYPEDRPNMSSTIMMLTTDDTLPVPKQPGFFSERRNCPETGSSPKASTTNTISVTYFAAR; the protein is encoded by the exons ATGGAATGCACTGCTATCATTTTGTTGTGCACATGTTTACTCTCAGTCTTAAGGTTTAACTCTGCCGCAGACACCATAACTGTAGATCAAAGCATTAGTGATGGACAAACCATTGTTTCAGCACGCGGGGAGTTTGAAATGGGATTTTTCAGCCCCAAAGGCAATCCCGAAAATCGATATTTCGGTATATGGTACAAGAAGATATCATATGGAACAGTTGTATGGGTGGCTAATAGAGAATCTCCGATTTTTAATAGGTCAGGCGTTGTAAGGGTCAGTAGCAGGGGAATTGTTTTAAGTACTAATCACAGTACTGATAGCATATGGACGTCGAATTCTTCGAGATCAGTAAAGAATCCAGTGGCCCAGCTGTTAGATACTGGGAACCTTGTTTTCCGGGATGCAAATGAGCAGCAAAATATCGCGTGGCAGAGTTTTGATCATCCCGGGGATAACTTATTACCTGGCATGAAATTCGGATATGATTTAGTTACCGGCATAGACAGGTACTATTTATCATGGAAAAGTGAAGTTGATCCAGCCCCTGGTAATTATATTCATCGGGttgataaaaatggttatccgcaACTACTTTTGTGGAAAGATTCAGTTCCTTGGTACAGAACTGGACCTTGGGTTGGGTCAGGATTTAGTGGCATTCCTGTTCCGAAGCCTACTGAAATCTACACATCAAGATTTGTCATAACCGAGACGGAAGTCTATTATGTTTTCGATCTTGTCAATGCTTCTGAATCTAGTGCTATTACAAGGTTGACATTGACACCAGGCGGCGTATCAGCTCGTTATATCTGGAACCGTGAGAAGAACGAATGGACACAATATCTGACTTTAGAAGTGAGCGACTGTGATCGTTATGCAATTTGTGGAACAAATGGTATTTGCAATGTTAACAAGTCTCCTAGGTGTGAATGTATGGAAGGGTTTGATCCGAAACGCCCAGAAGAGTGGGCACGAGCATATTGGACTGATGGTTGTTCACGCAAACTCCAACTAGAATGTGGAAACGGAGATGGTTTCATGAAGTATACTGGTGTAAAATTGCCAGACACGCGATGGTCATGGTATAACATGAGCATGAACCTTGTAGAATGCGAGGAGAAGTGCTTGAAGGATTGCAATTGTACAGCTTATTCAAATACAGATATTCGAGATGGGGGAAGTGGATGCTTGTTATGGTTTGGTGGCTTGAATGATATGCGAGGCTACTCAGACGATGGACAAGATCTTTATGTAAGAATGCCGCAGTCTGAATTAA AAAACAGCAGGAAACATTCCAGACAAAAGACACGAGTGTGGATCATATTAATTCCTGTTTTTGCAGTACTAGCCAGTATACTTTGTCTCTTCCTGTTGTATAGAATCAGGAAAAAAAGGATTAACAGATCAG AAGAAGAGAAAACTCTAGCAGGGCAAGACTTAGATTTACCAATATTTAGCTTCGTGCAAATTGCAAAAGCCACTGACAATTTCTCCGACAACAGGCAGCTTGGCAAAGGTGGATTCGGGACTGTATACAAG GGGATTTTGGAAGAGGGACAAGAAATAGCTGTGAAGAGGCTCTCGAAGGATTCAAGACAGGGTTTGGACGAATTCATGAATGAAGTTTCATGCATAGCTAAACTTCAACATAGGAATCTTGTGATGCTTCGTGGGTGCTGCATTGAGGAAGGGGAGAGGCTGTTGATCTACGAATATTTGCCTAACAAAAGTTTAGATTATTATATATTCG ATAAAAATACGAGCAAGTCATTAAACTGGCCGAAAAGGTACAATATTATTGTTGGTATTGCAAGGGGGCTACTCTATCTTCACCGGGATTCCAGGCTAAAAATTATCCATAGAGATCTCAAAGCCAGCAATATTTTACTAGATCATGACATGAACCCGAAAATATCAGACTTTGGATTGGCCAGAACTTTTGGAGAGAGTGAAACGCCAGCAAGTACAACAAGAGTGGTTGGGACACA TGGATACATGTCCCCGGAGTATGCCTTTGATGGACTGTTCTCAGTTAAGTCTGATGTCTATAGCTTCGGTGTATCACTTCTTGAGGTAATAACAGGGAAGAGAAACAGAGCTTTTGTTCATCCAGGTCACAGCCATAATCTCATTGGACAT GTATGGAAAAGGTACACTGAGGGTAATCTTTTGGAAGTGGTTGATAGCGTGATCTTGGAGTCAATTAGTAATCAACATGAAGTATTTCGAGTTATTCAAATTGGATTATTGTGCGTTCAAGAGTATCCAGAAGACAGGCCAAACATGTCGTCGACGATCATGATGCTGACGACGGATGATACATTGCCTGTTCCTAAACAGCCTGGGTTTTTCTCGGAGAGAAGAAACTGTCCTGAAACAGGCTCTTCGCCAAAAGCCTCTACAACGAACACAATTAGTGTGACATATTTTGCAGCTAGATAG